The following are encoded in a window of Alphaproteobacteria bacterium LSUCC0719 genomic DNA:
- a CDS encoding TRAP transporter permease: MSSDKARPQGWAFAMAVLLVLAGMINSTPSIPGWDQFWRTLFDLPDLAVRRFQIEVFYPIVFSWMMVIVVLTCSIRKAWRDRTAAWRTAGLVLDIGLLLAAFAISATYVIEHEAVCLIDVVTGERAALLEKALKAEQELAAAMGLPLPSSVENPRCINNTGGWLVAIVGIATLVFLAYNVQVWGFSLVLVSILLAVYAIATVLIWYVFGSDGISKYFITALGGEPRSLLDGRERVHDILINQGSGLLGQFLHIMLNTVFPYIVLGALLAASAGGNTLIKLAFLWTRKLRGGPAHAAIVSSAMFGTTTGTPVVNVLGTGVLTIPMMVKRGFSRTYAGGVEAAASSGGQIMPPIMGIAAFVLASMTGVPYREVAIAAAIPAVAYFFCMFLSVMFQARKQNIQAVGTITDDMRLTRQDRIHVLQIALPLLLIIILLLIPKDAIGCDPLSRFLGAEIIQIGNNCRADKLPWLMQLLQNSAGDAGSVGWWAVILLMVLLFIDPKFRAKPRLLIDAMADSGVTISTLYLMFLAVSVIDVSLNLTGLASFIALDVLGWLRALDLGGNAPILFQLLALLVTMLLAILLGMGMPAVPAYINAALLMGPLLVGLGIAHFTAHMFIFYFACASAITPPVAVASYAASTITRADPIATSLSAVRSGAVMFVIPFVFAFYPELLLIPAAMLSPDTVGGTKAFLPGYDGTIHIDTFLWLLARLTLALYFLASALARFDHRPLGWMGISLRLILAVALLTSDAWVNAAAIMGAVVVIYVARKS, encoded by the coding sequence ATGAGTTCGGATAAGGCCCGCCCGCAGGGGTGGGCCTTTGCCATGGCTGTTCTTTTGGTTCTGGCCGGCATGATCAATTCAACGCCGTCCATTCCAGGCTGGGACCAATTCTGGCGCACCCTTTTCGACCTTCCCGATCTTGCCGTCAGGCGGTTTCAGATTGAGGTATTTTATCCCATCGTCTTTTCCTGGATGATGGTGATCGTCGTTCTGACCTGTTCGATCCGAAAGGCCTGGCGTGACAGAACCGCCGCTTGGCGAACTGCCGGGCTGGTGCTTGATATAGGCCTTTTGCTGGCCGCTTTTGCGATTTCAGCCACCTATGTGATTGAACATGAAGCTGTGTGCCTGATCGATGTGGTGACCGGCGAACGGGCGGCGTTGCTGGAAAAGGCACTGAAAGCCGAACAGGAACTGGCCGCCGCGATGGGGCTTCCCTTGCCCTCAAGCGTCGAAAATCCGCGATGCATCAACAACACTGGAGGCTGGCTGGTGGCGATTGTCGGCATCGCGACCCTCGTTTTTCTTGCCTACAACGTACAGGTCTGGGGATTCTCGCTGGTTCTGGTGTCTATCCTGCTGGCGGTTTATGCGATCGCAACGGTATTGATCTGGTATGTGTTTGGAAGCGACGGCATAAGCAAGTACTTCATAACAGCTTTGGGTGGAGAGCCGCGCTCGCTTCTTGATGGACGCGAACGTGTGCATGATATCCTGATCAATCAGGGATCCGGCTTGCTTGGTCAATTCCTGCACATCATGCTGAACACAGTCTTTCCCTACATAGTTCTGGGCGCACTCCTTGCAGCATCGGCAGGGGGCAACACACTGATCAAACTTGCCTTCCTGTGGACACGAAAACTGCGTGGCGGGCCGGCCCATGCCGCCATAGTATCTTCGGCGATGTTCGGCACCACGACCGGCACGCCCGTGGTCAATGTGCTGGGCACAGGCGTTCTCACCATTCCGATGATGGTCAAGCGCGGTTTTTCCAGAACATATGCTGGCGGTGTTGAGGCGGCAGCATCATCCGGCGGACAAATCATGCCGCCCATCATGGGTATTGCTGCGTTTGTCCTCGCCTCGATGACTGGTGTTCCCTACCGTGAAGTGGCCATCGCCGCAGCGATACCTGCTGTCGCCTACTTCTTCTGCATGTTCCTGTCAGTGATGTTTCAGGCTCGCAAGCAGAATATCCAGGCCGTCGGCACCATTACCGACGACATGCGTCTGACCCGCCAGGACCGTATTCATGTCCTACAGATTGCCCTGCCACTTCTTCTGATCATTATTCTGCTTCTGATCCCAAAGGATGCCATCGGATGTGATCCCCTGTCACGGTTTCTTGGCGCTGAAATCATCCAGATTGGGAATAATTGCCGCGCTGACAAACTGCCCTGGCTGATGCAGTTGCTGCAGAATTCGGCAGGTGATGCCGGCAGTGTAGGCTGGTGGGCGGTCATCCTGTTAATGGTGCTGCTGTTCATCGACCCGAAATTTCGTGCCAAGCCGAGGCTGCTGATCGACGCGATGGCAGATTCAGGTGTCACAATCTCTACCCTCTATCTCATGTTCCTTGCCGTTTCGGTTATCGATGTCAGCCTGAATCTGACCGGGCTTGCAAGCTTCATTGCCCTTGATGTTCTAGGCTGGCTGCGCGCACTCGATCTGGGTGGCAATGCCCCCATCCTGTTCCAGTTGCTAGCCCTTCTGGTCACCATGCTGCTGGCGATCCTGCTTGGCATGGGCATGCCGGCAGTACCAGCCTACATCAACGCCGCGCTCCTGATGGGGCCGCTTCTGGTTGGACTTGGCATTGCCCATTTCACAGCACATATGTTCATTTTTTACTTTGCTTGCGCTAGCGCCATAACACCGCCAGTGGCTGTTGCCTCTTATGCCGCCTCTACCATCACCCGTGCAGACCCCATCGCCACAAGCCTGTCTGCGGTGCGATCTGGTGCGGTGATGTTCGTGATTCCGTTTGTTTTCGCTTTCTATCCGGAATTGTTGCTGATACCGGCAGCAATGCTCAGCCCCGACACAGTCGGCGGAACCAAGGCGTTTCTTCCCGGCTATGACGGAACCATCCACATCGATACTTTTCTATGGTTGCTGGCACGCCTGACATTGGCACTTTATTTTCTTGCGAGCGCCCTGGCGCGTTTTGACCATCGTCCTCTTGGATGGATGGGAATCAGCCTTCGCCTGATATTGGCGGTGGCTTTGCTGACTTCGGATGCCTGGGTTAACGCCGCTGCTATTATGGGGGCTGTTGTGGTCATCTATGTCGCGCGCAAGTCCTGA
- a CDS encoding TAXI family TRAP transporter solute-binding subunit — MKKKLFAGLLGGVMALNGTAHAAENLTAYTSAPGVAVHLTIAHLAEVAAERGIADIQITLGQTGANATLAVAEGRASIGICPFILPFLMSKGVGPYAAMGAEKGAELASNLRILYPYSFGAYTLYAYDAVGVKGWDDLEGRRILNGPPRGGATAEARGLIQVLTGLEEGKGYEGIQSDWSQMATTITEGTSDVALLPEYIPSDRPLQALSAGKMTFWSIPKALYEGEAMQKVLSGPGSAPFELSAEQMKSLGENATIVSEDGVFRTRGSVGGNCVHADMSDDLAYQLTKAHIETLDEIYAKAPYARNVGLEELDARKSGMCGPNPVKYHAGAARAWEEAGYAVPACAK; from the coding sequence ATGAAAAAGAAGCTTTTCGCCGGATTGCTCGGTGGCGTGATGGCCCTTAATGGAACGGCTCATGCTGCTGAGAACCTGACGGCCTATACATCGGCACCAGGTGTCGCTGTTCATCTGACAATCGCCCATCTTGCAGAAGTGGCTGCTGAACGGGGGATTGCGGACATCCAGATCACGCTGGGACAAACTGGCGCGAACGCCACACTTGCGGTCGCGGAAGGTCGGGCAAGCATTGGTATCTGTCCGTTTATCCTTCCCTTCCTGATGTCCAAGGGTGTTGGGCCCTATGCCGCCATGGGCGCGGAAAAGGGGGCCGAACTGGCGTCCAATCTGCGTATCCTCTATCCCTATTCCTTTGGTGCCTACACGTTGTACGCCTATGACGCAGTTGGCGTGAAGGGCTGGGATGACCTTGAAGGCCGGCGCATCCTGAATGGTCCGCCACGTGGTGGCGCGACCGCCGAGGCGCGGGGCCTAATTCAGGTTCTGACCGGGCTGGAAGAAGGAAAGGGCTATGAAGGCATTCAAAGCGACTGGTCACAAATGGCAACGACCATCACCGAGGGCACATCTGATGTCGCGTTGCTGCCGGAATATATTCCGTCTGACAGACCGCTGCAGGCGCTTTCCGCTGGCAAGATGACCTTCTGGTCAATCCCCAAGGCTCTGTATGAGGGCGAGGCCATGCAGAAGGTGTTGTCTGGCCCCGGCTCGGCGCCGTTTGAATTGTCAGCCGAGCAGATGAAATCGCTTGGCGAAAATGCCACCATCGTATCCGAAGATGGCGTCTTCAGAACCCGCGGCTCAGTCGGCGGGAATTGCGTTCATGCGGATATGAGTGACGATCTGGCCTATCAGCTTACAAAGGCCCATATCGAAACACTCGATGAAATCTATGCCAAAGCCCCGTATGCGCGGAATGTCGGGCTTGAGGAATTGGACGCACGGAAATCGGGCATGTGTGGACCCAATCCGGTCAAATACCACGCTGGTGCGGCCCGTGCCTGGGAGGAGGCTGGATACGCCGTTCCTGCCTGTGCCAAGTAA